The Ruania alba genome has a window encoding:
- a CDS encoding DUF3145 domain-containing protein — MSGVITRGVVFVHSAPRALCPHVEWAAGSVLDARASFDWTAQPAAPGMFRAELSWTGPAGSGARLASALRGWNHLRYEVTEEASRGADGGRWSHTPDLGIFHAQVDVHGNIVVPEDRVRAAMEHAGEPARMTRELELALGQAWDDELEPFRYAGAGVPVRWLHRVG; from the coding sequence ATGTCAGGTGTGATCACCCGCGGCGTTGTTTTCGTGCACTCTGCGCCCCGTGCGCTCTGCCCGCATGTCGAGTGGGCGGCGGGGTCCGTGCTGGACGCGCGCGCGTCGTTCGACTGGACCGCGCAGCCTGCCGCACCAGGGATGTTCCGGGCGGAACTGTCCTGGACCGGGCCGGCCGGGTCCGGCGCGCGCCTGGCGTCCGCGCTGCGCGGCTGGAACCACTTGCGCTACGAGGTCACCGAGGAGGCCAGTCGCGGCGCCGATGGTGGCCGGTGGAGCCACACCCCGGACCTGGGGATCTTCCATGCCCAGGTCGACGTGCACGGCAACATCGTCGTCCCCGAGGATCGGGTCCGGGCCGCGATGGAACATGCCGGCGAGCCGGCGCGGATGACCCGTGAGCTCGAGCTCGCCCTGGGGCAGGCCTGGGACGACGAACTGGAGCCGTTCCGGTACGCCGGGGCAGGCGTGCCGGTCCGCTGGCTGCACCGGGTGGGCTGA
- a CDS encoding alpha-N-arabinofuranosidase — protein sequence MESPVSSPVRAIINVDVEGPVINRHVYGHFAEHLGRCIYGGFYVGPDSDIPNEGGIRLDVVDALRALKIPNLRWPGGCFADEYHWMDGIGPKEDRPAMVNTHWGNVEENNHFGTHEFMALCEMLGAEAYVNGNVGSGTVREMADWVEYLTRDGDSPMVRLRKQNGRDKPWTVKFWGIGNEAWGCGGNMSAQHYAEEARRYATYCRDHGDNTLYRIAAGANSGDYVWTETLMKALNELGGCGRDPRGIYQAISVHYYTIPGTWADKGNATEFDEDDYYTTMVRAAHTDELLRRHSTVMDNYDPGKKVGLVLDEWGTWWNVEPGTNPGFLYQQNTMRDALVASLHFDIFHRHADRLVMANIAQTVNVLQAMILTDPDTGALVLTPTYHVFEMNAGHQDAASLRVDTLGDLPAREVGGDQLETVSVSASRKDGQVLISLSNLDAADATEVDVDLRGSSVGTVRARILTAETLAAHNTSDSPENVTPCDYSDVQVTETGVRVPMPAHSFVTVSVGVD from the coding sequence ATGGAGTCACCCGTGAGTTCACCGGTCCGCGCCATCATTAACGTCGACGTCGAGGGGCCGGTGATCAACCGCCACGTCTACGGGCACTTCGCCGAGCACCTCGGCCGCTGCATCTACGGCGGTTTCTACGTGGGTCCAGACAGCGACATCCCGAACGAGGGCGGTATCCGGCTGGACGTCGTGGATGCGCTGCGCGCGCTGAAGATCCCGAACCTGCGCTGGCCCGGCGGATGCTTCGCCGACGAGTACCACTGGATGGACGGCATCGGTCCGAAGGAGGACCGCCCGGCCATGGTGAACACCCACTGGGGCAACGTGGAGGAGAACAACCACTTCGGCACCCACGAGTTCATGGCACTGTGCGAGATGCTCGGCGCCGAGGCCTACGTCAACGGCAACGTCGGCTCGGGCACCGTGCGCGAGATGGCGGACTGGGTCGAGTACCTCACCCGGGACGGGGACTCGCCGATGGTACGGCTGCGTAAGCAGAACGGGCGTGACAAGCCCTGGACGGTGAAGTTCTGGGGGATCGGCAATGAGGCCTGGGGGTGCGGCGGCAACATGTCCGCGCAGCACTACGCCGAGGAAGCGCGCCGCTACGCCACGTACTGCCGCGACCACGGGGACAACACGTTGTACCGGATCGCCGCCGGCGCGAACTCCGGCGACTACGTGTGGACCGAGACGCTGATGAAGGCACTGAACGAACTCGGCGGCTGCGGACGAGACCCGCGCGGGATCTACCAGGCCATCTCCGTGCACTACTACACGATCCCCGGCACCTGGGCCGACAAGGGCAACGCCACCGAGTTCGATGAGGACGACTACTACACGACCATGGTGCGGGCCGCGCACACCGACGAATTGCTGCGTCGGCACTCGACAGTGATGGACAACTACGACCCGGGCAAGAAGGTGGGTCTGGTGCTCGACGAGTGGGGCACCTGGTGGAACGTCGAGCCCGGCACCAATCCCGGCTTCCTGTACCAGCAGAACACCATGCGGGACGCGCTGGTCGCGAGCCTGCACTTCGACATCTTCCACCGGCACGCGGACCGGCTGGTGATGGCGAACATCGCGCAGACCGTGAACGTGCTGCAGGCGATGATCCTCACCGACCCGGACACCGGAGCGCTGGTGCTCACCCCCACGTACCACGTGTTCGAGATGAACGCCGGGCACCAGGACGCTGCCTCGCTACGGGTGGACACGCTCGGCGACCTCCCCGCGCGCGAGGTGGGTGGTGACCAGCTCGAGACGGTCTCGGTGTCGGCCAGCAGGAAGGACGGGCAGGTGCTGATCTCCCTGTCCAACCTCGACGCGGCCGACGCCACCGAGGTGGACGTGGACCTGCGCGGCAGTAGCGTTGGTACGGTCCGGGCGCGGATCCTGACGGCGGAGACGTTGGCTGCGCACAACACCTCCGACTCCCCGGAGAACGTCACCCCGTGCGACTACTCCGACGTGCAGGTGACGGAGACCGGCGTGCGGGTTCCGATGCCGGCGCACTCCTTCGTGACAGTGAGCGTGGGGGTGGACTGA
- a CDS encoding beta-ketoacyl-[acyl-carrier-protein] synthase family protein, whose amino-acid sequence MTDQPNVVVTGLGTTNPLGGDVESTWAGALAGRSGVRTLEQDWVARYELPVTFAGQLAVPPEDVLPRPEMRRMDPSAQFAMIAAREAWSDAGSPDLPGERLGTVIASGIGGVTTLVNAWDTIKEKGARRVLPLTVPMLMPNSPAAYVSIEVGAKAGSHTPVSACASGAEAIGYALEMIRTGRADMVVAGGTEAATHPLPIASFAKMQALSTRNDDPAGASRPYDVNRDGFVLGEGAAVVVLEREDHAIARGATIYARIAGVGMTSDAYDVAPPDPSGAGQSRALQLALENAGINAADLVHVNAHATSTPAGDGVEAAAIRSTLGDDADHIAVSATKSMTGHLLGGAGALESLLTILAVRDHQAPPTINVSEPEPGLPIDLVRDTPRDLPSGQIAAVNNAFGFGGHNVALVVTSA is encoded by the coding sequence CGGGACCACCAACCCGCTCGGTGGCGATGTCGAGAGCACGTGGGCCGGCGCCCTCGCGGGCCGGTCCGGTGTACGCACCCTCGAGCAGGACTGGGTGGCCAGGTACGAGCTGCCGGTGACCTTCGCGGGCCAGCTCGCGGTGCCGCCGGAAGATGTCCTGCCCCGGCCCGAGATGCGCCGGATGGACCCCAGCGCCCAGTTCGCGATGATCGCCGCACGCGAGGCCTGGTCCGACGCCGGCAGCCCCGACCTGCCCGGTGAACGTCTCGGCACCGTGATCGCCTCCGGTATCGGTGGCGTCACCACCCTCGTGAACGCCTGGGACACCATCAAGGAGAAGGGCGCCCGACGGGTACTCCCCTTGACTGTCCCGATGCTCATGCCGAACTCCCCCGCTGCCTACGTCTCGATCGAGGTCGGCGCCAAGGCGGGCTCTCACACTCCCGTATCGGCTTGTGCCTCCGGTGCCGAGGCGATCGGCTACGCGCTGGAGATGATCCGCACCGGACGTGCCGACATGGTGGTGGCCGGCGGCACCGAGGCGGCCACGCACCCGTTGCCGATCGCCTCGTTCGCCAAGATGCAGGCCCTGTCCACCCGCAACGACGATCCAGCGGGTGCATCCCGGCCCTACGACGTCAACCGCGACGGTTTCGTGCTCGGTGAGGGAGCCGCGGTCGTGGTGCTGGAGCGGGAGGACCATGCCATCGCCCGCGGCGCCACCATCTACGCCCGGATCGCCGGCGTCGGGATGACGTCGGACGCCTACGACGTCGCTCCTCCCGACCCCTCCGGTGCCGGTCAGTCCCGTGCGCTGCAGCTCGCCCTGGAGAACGCCGGGATCAACGCCGCCGATCTGGTGCACGTGAACGCCCACGCGACCTCCACCCCCGCCGGCGACGGCGTCGAGGCCGCTGCAATCCGGAGCACCCTCGGTGACGATGCCGACCACATCGCCGTCTCGGCCACCAAGTCCATGACCGGTCACCTGCTCGGTGGCGCCGGCGCCCTGGAGTCGCTGCTGACGATCCTCGCCGTGCGGGACCACCAGGCCCCGCCCACGATCAACGTCAGCGAACCGGAGCCCGGCCTACCGATCGATCTGGTCCGCGACACCCCGCGCGATCTCCCGTCCGGGCAGATCGCCGCAGTGAACAACGCGTTCGGGTTCGGTGGGCACAACGTCGCCCTGGTCGTCACCAGCGCCTGA
- the def gene encoding peptide deformylase, producing the protein MAFRDIRVVGDPVLRTPCDEITVIDDRVRRLVTDLLETVDHDGRAGLAANQIGVSLRAFSWNIEGDIGYVLNPRVVATSDEIQEGDEGCLSVPGLWYPTARAQYAKVEGTDLDGAPVTVAGEGLMARCLQHECDHLDGRLYISRLAGDVRREAMRAVREQF; encoded by the coding sequence ATGGCGTTCCGTGACATTCGCGTGGTCGGAGACCCCGTCCTGCGCACTCCGTGCGATGAGATCACCGTGATCGACGATCGGGTCCGTCGCCTGGTGACAGACCTGCTCGAGACCGTTGACCACGACGGCCGAGCCGGCCTGGCAGCGAATCAGATCGGGGTGAGTCTGCGCGCCTTCTCCTGGAACATCGAGGGAGACATCGGCTATGTGCTGAACCCGCGCGTGGTGGCCACCTCGGACGAGATCCAGGAGGGTGACGAGGGGTGCCTGTCGGTTCCTGGCCTCTGGTACCCGACGGCGCGAGCCCAGTACGCGAAGGTGGAAGGGACGGACCTGGACGGCGCCCCGGTCACTGTGGCAGGTGAAGGGCTGATGGCCCGCTGCCTCCAGCACGAGTGCGACCACCTGGACGGCCGGCTGTACATCTCCCGGCTCGCCGGGGACGTCCGCCGTGAGGCGATGAGGGCCGTGCGCGAGCAGTTCTGA